Proteins encoded within one genomic window of Solibaculum mannosilyticum:
- the thiC gene encoding phosphomethylpyrimidine synthase ThiC: MANTQITAARQGIVTPAMEAVAKKEGLSPEIVRQRVAKGTIAIPCNRLHTSISPTGVGEGLTTKINVNLGISRDCQSYELEQQKVNTAVALKADAIMDLSSYGKTREFRKWIVETCPAMLGTVPIYDAVGFLEKDLRDITAEDFLRVVETHAKDGVDFMTIHAGINRKTAQRFKDNPRKTKIVSRGGSLLFTWMELTGQENPFYEYYDKVMDILGEYDVTISLGDACRPGCIADASDPSQLEELITLGELTKRAWDKEVQVMVEGPGHMPLNQISANMMLEKRLCHNAPFYVLGPLVTDIAPGYDHITSAIGGAIAAATGADFLCYVTPAEHLRLPDEDDMKEGIMAARIAAHAGDIAKGIPGASDWDDQMSDARQALDWDKQFELCIDPEKAKKYRASSSPALHDSCSMCGNMCAMRNMNRIMSGEDVTLLK, from the coding sequence ATGGCAAACACTCAAATTACCGCCGCTCGTCAGGGCATCGTGACCCCTGCCATGGAAGCCGTCGCCAAAAAAGAAGGGCTCTCTCCGGAAATTGTACGCCAGCGCGTGGCCAAAGGCACCATCGCCATCCCGTGCAACCGTCTGCACACCTCCATTTCTCCTACCGGTGTGGGCGAAGGACTCACCACCAAAATCAACGTCAATCTGGGCATCAGCCGGGATTGTCAAAGCTATGAGCTGGAACAGCAGAAGGTCAATACCGCTGTGGCGCTCAAGGCTGATGCCATTATGGACCTCTCCTCCTACGGCAAAACCCGGGAATTCCGCAAGTGGATTGTGGAAACCTGTCCGGCCATGCTGGGCACTGTGCCCATCTACGATGCCGTAGGGTTCTTAGAGAAGGATCTTCGGGACATCACCGCCGAGGATTTCCTCCGCGTGGTGGAGACCCATGCCAAGGACGGTGTGGATTTTATGACCATCCACGCCGGCATCAACCGCAAAACCGCCCAGCGGTTCAAGGACAATCCCCGCAAGACCAAGATCGTATCCCGCGGCGGTTCCCTGCTCTTCACCTGGATGGAGTTGACCGGTCAGGAAAACCCTTTCTATGAATATTACGACAAAGTCATGGATATTCTCGGGGAATACGATGTGACCATCAGCCTGGGCGACGCCTGCCGTCCCGGCTGCATTGCCGACGCCTCCGATCCCTCCCAGCTGGAGGAGCTCATCACCCTGGGCGAGCTGACCAAGAGGGCTTGGGACAAAGAGGTCCAAGTCATGGTGGAGGGTCCCGGACACATGCCGCTCAATCAGATCTCCGCCAATATGATGCTGGAAAAACGTCTGTGCCACAATGCTCCCTTCTACGTCCTTGGCCCGCTGGTCACCGACATCGCCCCTGGTTACGATCATATCACCAGCGCCATTGGTGGCGCCATCGCTGCCGCCACCGGCGCCGACTTCCTCTGTTACGTCACCCCTGCCGAACATCTCCGTCTGCCCGATGAGGACGACATGAAAGAGGGGATCATGGCCGCCCGCATCGCCGCTCATGCCGGCGATATCGCCAAAGGCATCCCGGGCGCTTCCGATTGGGACGATCAGATGAGCGACGCCCGTCAGGCTCTGGATTGGGACAAACAGTTCGAGCTGTGCATCGACCCGGAGAAGGCCAAAAAATACCGTGCTTCCTCATCCCCGGCCCTCCACGATTCCTGCTCCATGTGCGGCAATATGTGCGCCATGCGCAACATGAACCGCATTATGAGCGGTGAAGACGTCACGCTGTTAAAATAA
- a CDS encoding GNAT family N-acetyltransferase — MILETERLALREMTQDDYPALCAILQDPEVMTAYEHAFSDEEVQRWLDQQIHRYRQDGFGLWAVLLKSTGDMIGQCGITMQGWDGQWVLEVGYLFRKDCWHKGYATEAAVACKQYAFQTLNADRVYSIIRDTNLPSQKVAMRNGMSICGQFVKHYYGVDMPHLVFCAAKEKDTHPQ; from the coding sequence ATGATCTTAGAGACCGAACGCCTTGCGCTTCGGGAAATGACGCAGGATGATTATCCTGCCCTGTGCGCTATCCTACAGGATCCCGAAGTCATGACGGCCTATGAACACGCCTTTTCCGATGAGGAGGTCCAACGGTGGCTGGATCAGCAAATCCACCGGTACCGTCAAGACGGCTTTGGATTGTGGGCCGTCCTTCTAAAGAGCACAGGGGATATGATTGGCCAATGCGGTATCACCATGCAGGGCTGGGACGGACAATGGGTATTGGAAGTGGGATATCTGTTCCGTAAGGACTGTTGGCACAAGGGATATGCGACCGAAGCCGCCGTCGCCTGTAAACAGTACGCCTTCCAGACACTCAACGCTGACCGGGTCTATTCCATCATCCGGGATACCAATCTCCCCTCCCAGAAGGTCGCCATGCGCAATGGGATGTCCATCTGCGGCCAGTTTGTCAAGCACTATTATGGCGTGGATATGCCCCATCTTGTATTCTGCGCTGCCAAAGAAAAAGACACCCATCCACAATAA
- a CDS encoding LPXTG cell wall anchor domain-containing protein has protein sequence MKNWKTFVSAMCAVLLVAGTTPVSTVSAAGSETCPNSASALDSQSVNRASNELVIDDNSFNLDSLIKSGLGDSPTIKIGVDLTGVGQTVLPKQVTLLTGWKTGNFFEPEEYETERQLGNNIQGAAFTFEEGSNVTVKSIRFKMPEKSITIPAGVTVNFENCSFNSTIVNYGNATFHNCTFGNGQIENHGNASYTGTTSEPENTVEPQQPIGGELIIDDSNPYDLDEILASSLGSNNVVKIAYNMSSVGNTVLPSQVKTLMGWQIGNIFYDEGEKVRTLGNNLNDETFSFEAGSNTTVRSIDFRMKEKAFTIPEGATVQFVNCSFSDTIVNNGTAVFDNCTFKNGKIENNGAAEYINGTKEPENLGTPSEAHIPLGVVIHKSDVQDAVVGTQYAGEISYEVSGSNKDQADVTVEVSPSDMGIRAEVKEGKIVLSGTPTKAGTVDVTLTAKAQGDTDVSDTVQVSVNQPLTVSVEGQLDCVTAGQSGYSDYLDVYVAEGDGEKVNYYDYMQGNSDAELEVSLSPEGSGMTASWLFDQISVSGTPEKAGTYYVSVTLKDKGQVVTSNQVELRIYTGDETLKGQFETLDGSQSTWDMEPYEIWNSDNAVVPTYLKTIYGSHESGLYGIIGNNKSIGTDTLVIPDGCDVTLENIKVYSSVKIIVEKGGSLTLRDSVAYGTIEVNGGTFSMDHSAGLVDQLILNDGSVLKDADIVSNGRFLTDGSGKEVVDTVVIVNGTVTAQGINTIEAECGHGDEPGQTALQVNGQLVIPEGSVLTAIGGGDELYGPGWNGGIGVYLNNGVISGEGKLIAKGGVGVDGPGGNAIDGTGKITVAELESTGGDSIKLIVGQDKGGDAVGESVIVTTKNPVLKGGDGDPVGSAVVTLKSDKSVLKDLLSQLKELNEADYTAESWTVLQEAIADAQAVLDDNDATQDQVDQAVSDLEAAQKQLEKKQEPSQEPDDQDPEQPGENEGSQTPGQNTGDDSSQGSTQGGSTSNPSTGESSPVAGMAGLLAASGLTLAILKKKKSQ, from the coding sequence ATGAAGAACTGGAAAACATTCGTAAGCGCTATGTGCGCTGTCCTTCTGGTAGCTGGGACAACTCCTGTCTCCACCGTCAGCGCAGCAGGCAGTGAAACATGTCCTAACTCGGCCTCGGCATTGGATAGCCAAAGCGTGAATCGTGCAAGCAATGAGCTGGTGATCGATGACAACTCCTTCAATTTGGACAGCCTCATCAAGAGCGGTCTGGGAGATAGTCCGACTATTAAAATCGGCGTCGATCTGACCGGCGTCGGCCAGACGGTTCTTCCCAAACAAGTGACTCTGTTGACCGGTTGGAAAACCGGCAATTTCTTTGAGCCCGAAGAATACGAAACCGAACGACAGCTGGGCAACAACATCCAAGGCGCTGCCTTCACCTTTGAAGAGGGCAGCAATGTCACTGTGAAAAGCATCCGCTTCAAAATGCCGGAAAAGAGCATCACCATTCCCGCCGGCGTCACCGTCAATTTTGAAAATTGCAGCTTTAACAGCACCATTGTAAACTACGGCAACGCTACCTTTCACAACTGCACCTTTGGCAACGGCCAGATCGAGAACCACGGCAACGCCTCTTATACCGGAACCACTTCCGAACCGGAGAATACCGTCGAACCTCAGCAGCCGATCGGCGGCGAGCTCATCATTGACGACAGCAATCCGTACGACTTGGACGAAATCTTGGCCTCCAGCCTCGGCTCCAACAACGTTGTAAAAATCGCCTACAACATGTCCAGCGTCGGCAATACTGTCCTTCCCTCCCAGGTGAAAACTCTCATGGGATGGCAGATCGGCAACATCTTCTACGACGAAGGCGAAAAGGTGAGAACCCTTGGCAATAACCTCAATGACGAAACCTTCTCGTTTGAGGCGGGAAGCAATACCACCGTCAGAAGCATCGATTTCAGAATGAAGGAGAAGGCTTTCACCATTCCGGAAGGCGCTACGGTTCAATTCGTGAATTGCAGTTTTTCCGATACCATCGTCAACAACGGAACCGCTGTGTTTGACAATTGTACCTTCAAAAACGGCAAAATCGAAAACAACGGCGCCGCAGAGTACATCAACGGCACCAAGGAACCGGAAAATCTGGGAACACCTTCTGAAGCTCATATCCCGTTGGGCGTGGTCATCCACAAGTCCGACGTTCAGGATGCGGTTGTCGGAACCCAGTACGCCGGGGAAATCTCCTACGAGGTCAGCGGCTCCAACAAGGACCAGGCCGATGTGACGGTGGAGGTCTCGCCGTCCGATATGGGAATTCGAGCCGAAGTAAAAGAGGGTAAGATCGTTTTGTCCGGCACGCCTACCAAGGCCGGCACGGTCGACGTCACCCTGACGGCAAAAGCTCAAGGGGATACCGATGTCTCCGACACCGTCCAGGTGTCTGTCAACCAGCCCTTGACCGTCAGCGTAGAGGGTCAGCTGGACTGCGTGACAGCCGGACAGAGCGGTTACTCGGATTATCTGGATGTCTACGTCGCAGAGGGGGACGGAGAAAAGGTCAACTACTACGACTACATGCAGGGCAATTCCGATGCTGAATTGGAGGTCAGCCTCTCTCCCGAAGGAAGCGGTATGACTGCAAGCTGGCTCTTTGATCAGATTTCGGTCTCCGGCACTCCGGAAAAAGCCGGAACCTATTATGTCTCGGTCACCTTGAAGGACAAGGGACAGGTCGTGACCAGCAATCAAGTGGAGCTCCGCATCTACACCGGCGACGAAACCTTGAAGGGTCAGTTTGAAACCTTAGACGGTTCTCAGTCCACATGGGATATGGAGCCCTACGAGATCTGGAACAGCGATAATGCAGTGGTCCCCACCTATCTGAAGACCATCTATGGCTCCCATGAATCCGGTCTCTACGGCATCATAGGCAACAACAAGTCGATCGGCACTGACACATTGGTCATTCCGGATGGCTGTGATGTCACGCTGGAAAACATCAAGGTCTACAGCAGCGTCAAAATCATTGTGGAAAAGGGCGGCTCCCTTACCCTGCGCGACTCGGTGGCTTACGGAACCATTGAGGTAAACGGCGGCACCTTCTCCATGGATCATTCCGCCGGCCTGGTGGATCAGCTGATCCTGAACGACGGAAGTGTTCTCAAGGACGCCGACATCGTCTCCAACGGCCGCTTCCTGACCGACGGTTCGGGCAAAGAAGTGGTGGATACGGTTGTCATTGTAAATGGCACCGTCACAGCACAGGGCATCAATACCATTGAAGCGGAATGCGGCCATGGAGACGAACCCGGCCAAACTGCTTTACAGGTAAACGGTCAATTGGTCATTCCGGAAGGAAGCGTTCTGACGGCCATCGGCGGCGGCGATGAGCTGTACGGTCCCGGCTGGAACGGCGGCATCGGCGTCTATTTGAACAACGGCGTCATCTCCGGCGAAGGTAAGCTCATCGCGAAAGGCGGCGTCGGTGTAGACGGCCCTGGCGGAAATGCCATCGACGGCACCGGTAAGATCACCGTAGCCGAACTGGAGAGCACAGGCGGTGATTCCATCAAGCTGATCGTCGGCCAGGACAAAGGCGGCGATGCCGTAGGGGAATCGGTTATCGTGACCACCAAGAATCCCGTGCTCAAGGGCGGCGATGGAGACCCCGTTGGTTCGGCCGTCGTCACCTTGAAGTCGGACAAATCAGTTTTAAAGGATCTCCTCTCCCAGCTCAAAGAGCTCAATGAAGCCGATTATACCGCTGAATCCTGGACGGTTCTGCAAGAAGCCATTGCCGATGCTCAAGCCGTTTTGGACGACAACGACGCCACACAGGATCAGGTGGATCAAGCTGTGAGCGATCTTGAGGCCGCCCAGAAGCAACTGGAGAAAAAACAGGAGCCCTCCCAGGAGCCCGACGATCAAGATCCCGAACAGCCGGGTGAAAACGAAGGTTCTCAGACACCGGGTCAAAATACCGGCGATGATTCTTCTCAGGGTAGTACACAGGGTGGAAGCACTTCCAATCCCTCCACAGGCGAGTCCTCCCCGGTAGCTGGAATGGCGGGATTGTTGGCCGCTTCCGGTTTGACACTGGCTATCCTGAAAAAGAAAAAATCTCAATAA
- a CDS encoding ECF transporter S component, whose amino-acid sequence MNSRTKKITTTAILCAITYVVMAVGRVPVVLFLKYDPSDIIVTLGGLIWGPMTSCIVAIVVAMIEMITVSDTGILGCIMNIVQSLSFACTVAVIYKKKRTLSGAVIGLVSGCIISTAVMMLWNYLITPLYMGYPREAVVELLLPAFLPFNLLKGGLNAAFTYLLYRPVTAALRKSGYISTAEREQRTRHTGLFLLAIMIAITCILFILAMNGMI is encoded by the coding sequence ATGAACAGCAGAACAAAGAAAATCACAACTACGGCTATACTATGCGCCATTACTTATGTTGTAATGGCTGTCGGAAGAGTTCCCGTCGTCTTATTTTTGAAGTATGACCCGTCAGATATTATCGTCACATTAGGTGGCCTGATCTGGGGACCGATGACTTCTTGTATTGTAGCAATTGTTGTAGCCATGATCGAAATGATAACCGTCAGTGACACAGGGATTTTAGGATGTATCATGAACATAGTCCAATCTCTTTCATTTGCTTGTACGGTGGCTGTTATCTATAAGAAGAAGCGGACCTTATCCGGTGCAGTTATTGGGTTGGTCAGCGGGTGTATCATATCAACAGCTGTTATGATGTTGTGGAATTACTTAATTACACCGCTCTATATGGGATATCCGAGAGAAGCGGTCGTAGAATTATTGCTTCCAGCCTTTTTGCCATTTAATTTATTAAAAGGTGGACTAAATGCAGCCTTCACATATTTATTGTATCGGCCTGTAACTGCCGCATTGAGAAAAAGCGGTTATATTTCCACAGCGGAAAGAGAACAGCGCACAAGGCATACAGGCCTCTTTTTATTGGCAATTATGATTGCTATTACTTGCATTCTATTTATTTTAGCTATGAATGGAATGATATAA
- the gap gene encoding type I glyceraldehyde-3-phosphate dehydrogenase, translating into MGIKVGINGFGRIGRLVFRAAVAQPEKFDVVAINDPFIDLDYMVYMVKYDSMHGRFKGTVEIKDGKLVVNGKAITVFAEMNPENIKWGEAGAEYVVESTGVFTTTEKASAHLKGGAKKVVISAPAKDKETPTFVCGVNLDKYTKDMLVVSNASCTTNCLAPLAKVINDEFGIVEGLMTTVHSTTATQKTVDGPSKKDWRGGRAAAGNIIPSSTGAAKACALVIPEVKGKLTGMAFRVPTLDVSVVDLTVRLEKSTTYEEICAAVKKASETTMAGVLGYCDEDVVSSDFLGEDHTSVFDAKAGIMLNPNFVKLVSWYDNEWGYSNKVLNLIAHMYEVDNK; encoded by the coding sequence ATGGGCATTAAAGTTGGTATCAACGGTTTTGGCCGTATCGGCCGCCTGGTATTCCGCGCTGCCGTGGCTCAGCCTGAAAAGTTTGACGTCGTGGCCATCAACGATCCTTTTATCGATCTGGACTACATGGTTTACATGGTCAAGTATGACTCCATGCATGGCCGTTTTAAGGGCACTGTCGAAATCAAGGACGGCAAACTGGTCGTCAACGGCAAGGCCATCACTGTCTTCGCTGAGATGAATCCTGAAAACATCAAATGGGGCGAGGCTGGCGCTGAATACGTCGTCGAGTCCACCGGTGTCTTCACCACCACTGAGAAGGCCAGCGCTCATCTGAAGGGCGGCGCTAAGAAGGTCGTTATCTCCGCTCCTGCCAAGGATAAAGAGACTCCCACCTTCGTTTGCGGCGTTAACCTTGATAAATACACCAAGGATATGTTGGTCGTTTCCAACGCTTCCTGCACCACCAACTGCTTGGCTCCTCTGGCCAAGGTTATCAACGATGAATTCGGCATCGTTGAGGGTCTGATGACCACCGTTCACTCCACCACCGCTACCCAGAAGACCGTTGACGGTCCTTCCAAGAAAGACTGGCGTGGTGGCCGTGCTGCCGCCGGCAACATCATCCCCTCTTCCACCGGTGCTGCTAAGGCCTGCGCCCTGGTTATCCCGGAAGTCAAGGGCAAGCTGACTGGTATGGCTTTCCGCGTTCCCACCCTGGATGTCTCGGTTGTTGACCTGACCGTCCGCCTCGAGAAATCCACCACTTACGAAGAGATCTGCGCCGCTGTTAAGAAGGCCAGCGAGACCACTATGGCTGGTGTCCTGGGCTACTGCGACGAGGACGTTGTTTCCTCCGACTTCCTGGGCGAGGATCACACCTCCGTGTTCGATGCCAAGGCCGGCATCATGCTCAACCCCAACTTCGTGAAGTTGGTTTCTTGGTACGACAATGAGTGGGGTTATTCCAACAAGGTTCTCAACCTGATCGCTCATATGTACGAAGTCGACAACAAATAA